TTATCGCAGATTGAGGACCAGCTCAGGTCCACAAACCAAATGCTCCGCAACACCCAGCGGGATCTTGACGACACCCAGACCGAACTCACTGGTTCGAAGCAGACTTCCGACAGGCAGTTGCAAGAGCTGGATACAGTGAGAGGCGATTTGATCCGCGTTAACCGGGAAAAATTCGAGCTGAGCCAGCGGATTGAGTCTGTCGAAGAAGAAAAGAGAGGTCTCGCCAGAAGAGTCGAACAGCTGGAGGATTCCGCTGTTGGCTCATCCGTTTCAGCTGCTTCAGCTGGTGGAAACGCTGACGAAACAGTGGACCAAATCGCTCGCTTACAACGGCAACTTGAAGCGGCACGGGAGGAAATTACCCGACTTTCGGACAACCCATTGAACCGCGTCCTTTCCGCCTCCGCAGGAACAGACGAATCTCTTTCGCCCAACCAAGTGAGAGTTAAGTCCCTCGACCTCAATAAGGGTTTGGTCGTACTGAGCCCTAGCTCAAGTGACGAGTTTATTGGTGTTTCAAACGTGGTGGTCAATCGTGACGGTGCCCCAGTAGCAAACCTTCGCCTCCGAGGAGTCTATCCTGACTACGTGGTTGCTGAAATCCTACCGGATTCCGCGTTTGCCAATGCACTCAGAACCGGGTTGGTTTATACATTTCAGAAGTAATTGTGCTCAAAACGATCGCCTGTTCAGTTTTCTTAGCTTTTGCCTTCCTTCTTTTTTCCGGCTGTGCTGCGAAACATGAGGATGAGTCGACCATTCCGTGGTCACGTCCTGCGAACTGGGAAGGTGGTATTCCTGGAATGGCTCCTGGATTAGGTGGCGGTTTTTAGGTTCTGACGGAATACTGATCCGATCTGGGGTAAGTTGTTCTAGTCACGCACCCTGGAATACGCTTTCGTATTTGCGAAATGAGTAGTGTGGCTGAGCGAGGTGTCCTTTATGTTGTAGCCACGCCGATCGGTAACCTGGATGATTTGAGTCAACGGGCGAGGGATATTCTTTCTTCCGTCGGTTCAATTGCTTGCGAAGATACCCGAGTGACTGGAAACCTCCTCGCGAAACTTGGGATACCGAAACCTCGACTCGTCTCTTATCGCGACGAAAACGAAAAAACCGTTTCAGAAAAATTACTATCGTCCATAGAGGAAGGTACTTCGCTCGCCCTCGTCTCGGACGCAGGAACGCCGACAATCAGTGATCCAGGGTTTCGTCTAGTCCGTGCCTGCCGGGTCGTGGGAATTCCAGTACGGTCCATTCCAGGACCTTCCGCTGCGGTGGCTGCGCTAGCGGTCAGCGGACTACCCTCCGACCGATTCTTCTTCGTTGGATTTTTGCCTCCGAAGTCTGCCGCTCGGAGACAATTTTTTACATCCTACGCCGATTTTTCGCACACACTGATTTTCTACGAATCAGTTCACCGCATTGAGAAGTTTCTCAGTGAACTTATTGAAGTTCTCGGCGAAGACCGCACGATTTCAGTAGCTCGGGAGCTTACAAAAAAATATGAAAGCAGCTTCTCAGGAAAGGCCACCGTTGTGAAAGATCAGGTTTTGTCCCAATCCCGAAAAGGAGAATACGTGGTCATCGTAGCCACAAAGGGATTCGATTTATGAGCGAAACATCACGGTCTCAATGTGCCGCAGTATTGGATGTTGGGAGCAATACAATCAAAATTCTGCTCGGAGAATTATTGCCAAATGGCATCCATATTCTGTTTGAACAAACAGTAGAATGCCGAATTAGCGCAGGTATGTATGGTCTCAACCGTTGCTTATCTTCGGACGCGATTACAGGCGCAGTCGAAGCTATTGAACATCTCCTCGAATCGGCAGCGCCCTACCTTCCCGATTCCATCGAAATTCTTGCCACCAGTGCAGTTCGCGATGCAGACAATCGACAGGACTTCTTGGATCTCGTCTTTCAACGGACTGGGCGATCCGTTACTGTATTGTCTGGAGAGGAGGAAGCTCTTGGAATTGCGAACGGCATCGCTCAAGAACCAGCTCTTTCCGTTGACACTCCCCTTACGGTAACTGATTTGGGAGGTGGAAGCCTAGAGTGGATCCTGAAAACCGGAGGTCTCGTCAACGAAGTATTCAGTTTTGAGCTCGGTGCTGTAAAGTTAATGAGTCTTTTCGTGAAAGACTCATCGGCACCGCTGGACAACGAGACCAAAGCCTCTATTCGCAGCCACTGCGGAGCA
This genomic window from Verrucomicrobiota bacterium contains:
- the rsmI gene encoding 16S rRNA (cytidine(1402)-2'-O)-methyltransferase; its protein translation is MSSVAERGVLYVVATPIGNLDDLSQRARDILSSVGSIACEDTRVTGNLLAKLGIPKPRLVSYRDENEKTVSEKLLSSIEEGTSLALVSDAGTPTISDPGFRLVRACRVVGIPVRSIPGPSAAVAALAVSGLPSDRFFFVGFLPPKSAARRQFFTSYADFSHTLIFYESVHRIEKFLSELIEVLGEDRTISVARELTKKYESSFSGKATVVKDQVLSQSRKGEYVVIVATKGFDL